From a single Apostichopus japonicus isolate 1M-3 chromosome 12, ASM3797524v1, whole genome shotgun sequence genomic region:
- the LOC139976807 gene encoding uncharacterized protein isoform X2, which produces MPNMLAKRALRRFAPSDEKRYSFIPLPENVDLSKECSENISGLIDKMTPKQDSHCKDHPDKNLTKSCKSCSNQPICDSCYTEKHMGHTVEDIAVRIKTLRNRLQTAKRNMDKINERCLMSSDENQNEETQITSLFQKLQMDYNTAQEEQKRRLQKEESDLIKYEEDETKTITYSKEADQRLYEVEEIEEVRSIEEKIRVLEQEKEAAQAKLTTKLRKRDEVASEQMAILKNELEERRRDIQGTTDRLARNDEIFQKVFKELKLVSESHATNCRVTITSFLETYQEIASKVDGIDNGSKSGELMQDLSKLIEGSEANTNSVSNDSFVLEIPQVYYKASKDSGDIGHFELYTGEERPSQFSGGRSYQKGWYIENISGLSNQLIALVSRKKGSKETYLDIITQKGEQLTSHKVSTRNTDAFRFVCAVSPYRVATCCENDVNLMSIDNGTIEVSCKLNRGEEAWNICYNKSTSEILVGILGTNELRVFNETLTQLRTITMQNTSRAPLSLAASGDNVFVCTYENRAFVLDGEKGTVKTTFHRNGAEKRAWRICSDSLDMVYVMWLRSSGVITVTRYSLLGVPLSSLDADCNVRFLSFALIQNGSEQLILATEEGEFYLHRTPSKIEDAMVKAVANINLSKTLRVMSMWKPL; this is translated from the exons ATTAATCGACAAGATGACGCCGAAACAGGACTCACATTGTAAAGACCATCCGGATAAGAACCTTACGAAGAGCTGCAAGTCTTGCAGCAATCAACCAATCTGTGATAGTTGTTATACAGAGAAGCACATGGGACATACCGTAGAGGATATTGCTGTGAGGATCAAAACATTACGTAATCGTCTACAAACTGCGAAGAGAAACATGGATAAGATCAATGAACGATGTCTCATGTCAAGCGACGAGAATCAAAACGAAGAGACTCAGATAACCTCTCTCTTCCAGAAGTTGCAGATGGACTACAATACCGCACAAGAAGAACAGAAGAGACGACTGCAGAAGGAGGAGTCGGACCTGATCAAATATGAAGAAGACGAAACCAAGACTATCACTTACTCGAAAGAAGCTGACCAAAGGCTATATGAGGTTGAAGAAATAGAAGAGGTGAGAAGCATCGAGGAGAAAATCAGAGTTTTAGAACAAGAGAAGGAAGCAGCCCAAGCTAAGCTCACTACCAAGTTAAGAAAGAGAGATGAGGTCGCCTCAGAGCAGATGGCGATCTTGAAGAATGAGTTGGAAGAAAGGAGGCGGGATATCCAAGGCACGACTGATAGACTAGCCCGTAACGACGAGATATTTCAAAAGGTATTCAAGGAACTGAAACTTGTCAGTGAATCTCACGCGACCAATTGTCGAGTAACAATAACATCGTTTCTTGAAACTTATCAGGAGATTGCTTCTAAAGTCGACGGCATCGATAACGGATCCAAATCAGGCGAACTGATGCAAGACCTCTCGAAGCTAATCGAAGGATCTGAAGCCAACACAAACAGCGTATCGAACGATTCGTTTGTTTTGGAGATCCCCCAGGTCTATTACAAAGCTTCGAAAGACTCTGGTGACATTGGTCATTTCGAGTTGTACACTGGGGAAGAAAGGCCCTCTCAGTTCTCTGGGGGCCGCTCATATCAGAAAGGATGgtatattgaaaacatttctggTTTATCCAATCAACTCATCGCTCTTGTCAGCCGTAAGAAAGGGAGTAAGGAAACGTATCTGGATATCATCACGCAGAAAGGTGAGCAGCTGACGTCACACAAGGTGTCCACTAGAAATACCGATGCGTTTCGTTTCGTCTGTGCCGTCTCCCCCTATCGCGTCGCGACATGTTGCGAGAATGACGTTAATCTCATGAGTATTGATAATGGCACCATAGAGGTATCCTGTAAGCTCAACAGGGGAGAAGAGGCCTGGAATATCTGTTATAACAAAAGTACCAGCGAGATACTGGTCGGCATTTTGGGTACCAACGAACTTCGTGTTTTTAACGAAACGTTAACACAACTCCGAACGATTACCATGCAAAACACCAGTCGGGCGCCTTTGTCATTGGCGGCAAGTGGGGATAATGTCTTCGTTTGTACTTACGAGAACAGGGCGTTTGTTCTGGATGGGGAGAAAGGGACGGTAAAGACAACCTTCCATAGGAATGGTGCAGAGAAAAGAGCATGGCGAATATGTAGTGATTCCTTAGACATGGTGTACGTCATGTGGTTGAGATCATCGGGCGTCATAACGGTGACCAGGTACTCCCTATTGGGGGTGCCGCTGTCGTCACTGGATGCTGACTGTAACGTGCGGTTTTTGAGCTTTGCGCTGATACAGAATGGGTCGGAGCAGCTCATCCTCGCTACGGAGGAGGGGGAATTCTATTTGCACAGAACA CCTTCCAAAATTGAGGACGCCATGGTCAAAGCGGTAGCCAACATCAACCTTTCCAAAACTCTACGTGTTATGAGTATGTGGAAACCCCTGTGA